In Daphnia magna isolate NIES linkage group LG7, ASM2063170v1.1, whole genome shotgun sequence, a single genomic region encodes these proteins:
- the LOC116926043 gene encoding collagen alpha-1(III) chain isoform X1: protein MLPPLFLSSCLCSIAILSANTQTFHSASRHRHPELGWDPYDESDSIEGETTFSGAPTGPPVAYPTLDDEEVEEPYGTFDVKAFRKHSLYDPWSKASRYMNEKLRFITKYIPLTPGPTGPPGPPGPMGPTGATGPTGPDGPTGPTGPTGPPGMAGEDGMNGENGENGEPGANGIPGEAGPDGNPGTDGDDGTPGDPGADGTPSTSTATAEGGGGGGGGGATDETGGAGGAGGGGGRSLRTSNIPVGPPTSDGVTDDVGRHRRSARQDASPSFRKKSQLEPWYKASRYVSEKLRIFTKYISITPGPTGPPGPTGPTGPTGPTGPTGRTGPTGLAGDPGLIGPTGPNGANGQPGQNGVNGAAGVNGVVGAPGSDGANGAPGADGADGAAGGGGSSSSSAAGGGGGGGGGGGRRSFDAYHFASDGPIGPSSPYDDDPYGPIDRLLERGERALVDLFRRDAAWRPWYKAGRYVVNKLRFFQTYFPLTGPTGPTGPPGSPGPTGPPGPTGPAGAPGPNGPTGPTGPPGPAGNDGIPGVPGVNGAAGTPGAAGPPGADGVPGVPGVPGTSGAPGAGGGSSSSSAAGGGGGGGGGGGRAFDATNSPQSKYS, encoded by the exons AACTAGGATGGGATCCGTACGATGAGAGCGATTCAATCGAAGGAGAAACGACGTTCAGTGGCGCTCCAACCGGCCCACCAGTGGCCTACCCGACACTAGACGATGAAGAAGTCGAGGAACCCTATG GAACGTTCGACGTCAAAGCATTTCGCAAACATTCGCTCTACGATCCTTGGAGCAAGGCTTCCAGATACATGAACGAGAAACTGAGATTCATTACGAAATACATTCCTCTTACACCAGGGCCAACTG GTCCCCCTGGACCTCCAGGGCCTATGGGGCCTACAGGCGCAACCGGACCGACTGGACCAGACGGTCCAACAGGACCTACGGGACCGACAGGGCCTCCTGGCATGGCCGGAGAGGACGGTATGAATGGCGAAAACGGTGAAAACGGTGAACCTGGCGCTAACGGCATCCCTGGGGAAGCTGGACCAGACGGAAATCCTGGCACGGACGGTGACGATGGCACTCCAGGTGACCCTGGAGCAGACGGAACACCCTCTACCTCCACAGCAACAGCTGAAGGAGGAGGAGGCGGCGGAGGGGGTGGAGCTACGGATGAGACTGGTGGTGCCGGTGGCGCCGGTGGAGGTGGTGGTCGTTCTTTGCGTACATCAAACATCCCGGTCGGTCCACCGACATCCGATGGCGTCACTGATG ATGTCGGCCGCCACCGTCGTTCTGCACGCCAAGACGCATCACCTTCATTTCGCAAAAAATCTCAGTTAGAGCCTTGGTATAAAGCATCCCGATACGTGAGCGAAAAACTACGAATTTTCACAAAGTACATTTCAATCACCCCTGGACCAACAG GCCCACCAGGTCCTACGGGACCTACTGGACCCACAGGCCCTACGGGTCCTACTGGGCGGACAGGACCTACTGGCCTTGCTGGCGATCCAGGCCTAATTGGCCCGACGGGACCAAATGGAGCTAACGGTCAACCGGGGCAAAATGGTGTAAATGGAGCAGCCGGTGTTAACGGTGTCGTTGGCGCTCCCGGTTCCGACGGCGCCAACGGGGCACCTGGTGCTGATGGAGCCGATGGTGCAGCTGGTGGAGGTGGATCCTCCTCTTCGTCTGCTGCCGGAGGAGGTGGCGGAGGCGGTGGTGGAGGAGGTCGTCGTTCATTTGACGCCTATCACTTTGCATCGGATGGCCCCATTGGACCATCATCGCCCTATGATGACGATCCTTACG GTCCGATTGACAGACTGCTGGAACGCGGGGAGAGGGCGCTAGTTGACCTATTTCGCAGGGATGCCGCGTGGCGGCCGTGGTACAAGGCCGGCAGATACGTCGTCAACAAGTTGAGATTTTTCCAAACTTATTTCCCACTAACGGGACCCACAG GTCCGACGGGACCGCCAGGCTCACCAGGGCCAACAGGACCTCCCGGACCGACGGGGCCTGCAGGAGCCCCAGGACCGAATGGCCCTACTGGTCCAACGGGACCTCCAGGACCAGCAGGCAACGACGGCATACCCGGCGTACCTGGCGTCAATGGCGCTGCAGGTACTCCAGGAGCTGCTGGGCCACCCGGAGCGGACGGTGTTCCTGGCGTACCAGGAGTGCCGGGCACATCGGGCGCCCCTGGAGCAGGTGGAGgatcttcgtcttcatcgGCGGCAGGAGGAGGCGGAGGAGGCGGTGGTGGTGGCGGTCGAGCATTCGATGCCACCAATTCCCCTCAATCAAAATACAgttga
- the LOC116926062 gene encoding uncharacterized protein LOC116926062 — translation MGPNVKKWLLVQSFAVAVVFVTGLMVVLLQDEEQFNAKNCFQRVVTSLSENWFGRNCRGGIDWTLHRVDELTMEQIITYVEWSNSSSCRLSHDFGGNVIFTAGVDGQKAVCLDAAVRPERASGAWPPVTKKKFNECLVYSFGIKNEWSFDEAMEALGCRVYAFDPSMNRTRHDHTSKIHFYDLGLSDRDEQRLDDKDVKKNWTMKSLDSIYRNLLGHGGKIIDYLKIDIERDEWIVLPQILSSGMMDHVRQMGVEIHLLSPTGNNTLDGIRQNIKILKSLEDYGLVRFDSKFNLWSNDLKIIDNAEWWGYDAYELVWYNSKLARTAREI, via the coding sequence ATGGGTCCTAATGTGAAGAAGTGGCTACTAGTTCAATCATTTGCCGTAGCAGTGGTGTTCGTAACAGGGCTGATGGTTGTGTTGTTGCAAGACGAAGAACAATTCAACGCCAAAAACTGTTTCCAACGAGTGGTGACGAGTTTATCGGAAAATTGGTTCGGTCGAAACTGTCGCGGTGGCATCGACTGGACATTGCATCGCGTAGACGAACTGACTATGGAACAAATCATCACCTACGTGGAATGGTCGAATAGCTCGTCTTGTCGTCTGTCGCACGATTTCGGCGGCAACGTCATTTTCACGGCCGGTGTGGATGGACAAAAAGCCGTTTGCTTAGATGCGGCCGTCAGACCGGAAAGAGCAAGTGGAGCCTGGCCTCCGgtgacgaagaagaaattcaaCGAATGTCTAGTCTATTCATTTGGCATCAAGAACGAATGGTCATTTGATGAAGCGATGGAAGCGTTGGGATGTCGCGTTTACGCCTTCGATCCTTCCATGAATCGGACCAGACACGATCACacttcaaaaattcatttctacgATCTGGGATTAAGCGATCGAGACGAGCAGAGATTGGACGACAAAGATGTCAAGAAGAACTGGACAATGAAATCGCTGGATTCCATCTACCGCAATTTGCTTGGACATGGAGGGAAAATCATTGATTACCTGAAAATCGACATTGAACGAGACGAGTGGATCGTCTTGCCGCAAATCCTCTCTTCGGGCATGATGGATCACGTGAGGCAAATGGGCGTAGAAATACATTTGCTGTCGCCGACTGGAAACAACACCTTGGACGGCATTCGACAAAACATCAAGATACTCAAATCGCTGGAAGATTACGGACTCGTCCGTTTCGATTCCAAGTTCAATCTTTGGTCCAATGATTTGAAAATAATTGACAACGCCGAATGGTGGGGCTACGACGCCTACGAACTTGTCTGGTACAATTCCAAACTGGCCCGCACAGCTCGCGAAATCTAA